The following proteins are co-located in the Vigna unguiculata cultivar IT97K-499-35 chromosome 9, ASM411807v1, whole genome shotgun sequence genome:
- the LOC114164156 gene encoding protein SABRE isoform X5 — translation MVLREEASVDAKPQSTDGKTIMWTCNVSAPEMTIVLFNMAGSPVYHGCSQSSHLFANNISNMGTTVHTELGELNLHLADEYQECLKESVFGVESNCGSVMHIAKVNLDWGKKDVESSEGDGPKCRLGLLVDVTGMTLCLTFKRIESLVSTAVSFQALLKSLSASKKKLTHSQGRLTKSSGKGTQFLKFNLERCSVHVWGETGLETTFVPDPKRVNYGSQGGRVLINVSADGTPRNANIFSTISNENQKLKYSVSLEIFRFSLCVNKEKQSTQMELERAKSAYQEYREENREVTNVALFDMQNAKFVQRSGGLKDIAVCSLFSATDITVRWEPDVHLSLIELVFQLKLLVHNSKLQEHGNEHMEDLSHVQDANWKKESAIGSGYLEKQKKKESIFAVDVETLSISAGLGDGVEAMVQVQSIFSENARIGVLLEGLMLSLNGARVFKSSRMQISRIPSVSANASDVKGHVTTWDFVVQGLDFHIIMPYRLQLRAIDDVIEDMLRGLKLIIAAKKKMIFPVKKEISKVKKPSSVQFGCIKFCIRKLTADIEEEPIQGWFDEHYQLLKKEAAELAIRLNFLDEFISKAKQGSKSTDTVSSSQERKVSFNNVEANVKDSSTIESMREEIYKRSFRSYYQACQNLVLSEGSGACVDDFQSGFRPSTSRTSLLSISASDLDVSLKKIDGGEVGIIEVLKKLDPVCLEKDIPFSRLYGTNILLNTGSLVVKLRNYTFPLFSGSSGKCEGHLVLAQQATSFQPQIYQDVYVGRWRKVRMLRSASGTTPPLKTYSDLPIHFQKGEVSFGVGYEPAFADVSYAFTVALRRANLSLMNPGPLILPPKKERSLPWWDDMRNYIHGRISLMFSESKWNVLASTDPYEKVDKLQIVTNSMEMHQSDGRVFVSAKDFKILLSSLESLANKRGIKIPAGVSGAFLEAPVFTLEVTMDWDCESGDPMNHYLFALPAEGKPRDKVFDPFRSTSLSLRWNFSLRPFPPPSQKESSSSITRDIEGDATAFDNFQTSQNVSPLSPTFNFGAHDLAWILKFWSLNYIPPHKLRSFSRWPRFGIPRIARSGNLSLDKVMTEFMLRLDATPACIKNMPLDDDDPARGLTFAMTKLKYELCYSRGKQKYTFESKRDILDLVYQGLDLHMLKAFINKEECASVAKVVNMILKSSQSASIDKVPSEKGYMTEKNRDDGFLLSSDYFTIRRQSPKADPARLLAWQEAGRRSVEMTHIRSGYENGSETDDHMRSDLSDDDGNNVVVADDCQSVFVYGLKLLWTIGNRDAVWAWVGGLSKAFEPAKPSPSQQYAQRKLLEENKQRCGSDFHQDDVSKGLPTGKISKSFLQNVSTPGSLTSSPNSVKVDNLPSVKKENSDDLDGTRHFMVNVIEPQFNLHSEDANGRFLLAAVRGQVLARSFHSVFHVGYEIIEQALVSKDVPINEYQPEMTWKRMEFSVMLEHVQAHVAPTDVDPGAGLQWLPKILRSSPKVMRTGALLERVFMPCSMYFRYTRHKGGTPELKVKPLKELTFNSHDIEATMTSRQFQVMLDVLTNLLFARLPKPRKSSLSFPAEDYEDVEEEADEVVPDGVEEVELAKINLEKTEREQRLLLDDIRKLSLWGDPYGEPHQEKESELWMISGGRSLLVQGLKRELVIAQKSRKAASASLRMAFQKAAQLRLTEKEKNKSPSYAMRISLQINKVVWSMLVDGKSFAEAEINDMIYDFDRDYKDVGIARFTTKYFVVRNCLPNVKSDMLLSAWNPPSEWGKKVMLRVDARQGAPKDGNSPLELFEVEIYPLKIHLTETMYRMMWEYFFPEEEQDSQRRQEVWKVSTTAGARRVKKGSLLEASASSSHSIKEYEAPSKSGISAMLFPTSQPSVHVDSAQASKTQNAKANSGTVTGSNPELRRTSSFDRTWEETVAESVANELVLQSFSSSKNGQYSSAKQQDESAKNKSKDSKGVKGGRSSHEEKKVAKSHEEKRSRPRKMMEFHNIKISQVELLVTYEGQRFVVNDLKLLMDQFHRTEFTGTWRRLFSRVKKHIIWGVLKSVTGMQGRKFKDKGQSQHTGAGVPEIDLNFSDNEGQTGKSDQYPPSWPKRPSDGAGDGFVTSIRGLFNTQRRKAKAFVLRTMRGEAENDFQGDWSESDMDFSPFARQLTITRAKELIRRHTKKFRSRGQKASSSQQRESLPSSPRETTPFDSDSSSGSSPYEDFHE, via the exons ATGGTACTTCGAGAAGAAGCATCTGTTGATGCAAAGCCTCAATCAACTGATGGCAAGACAATCATGTGGACATGCAATGTCTCAGCTCCTGAGATGACAATAGTGCTTTTCAATATGGCTGGTTCTCCTGTTTATCAT GGTTGCTCTCAATCATCGCATTTGTTCGCAAACAACATTTCAAATATGGGGACTACAGTACACACTGAACTTGGAGAGTTAAATCTTCACCTAGCTGATGAATATCAAGAATGCTTGAAAGAAAGTGTTTTTGGTGTGGAATCAAATTGTGGCTCCGTTATGCACATTGCGAAGGTTAATTTGGATTGGGGGAAAAAGGATGTGGAATCATCTGAAGGAGATGGTCCTAAGTGTAGACTAGGTTTGTTAGTTGATGTGACTGGTATGACACTATGTCTAACTTTCAAGCGTATAGAATCACTTGTGTCAACAGCCGTATCTTTTCAAGCTCTTTTGAAAAGCTTATCTGCTTCAAAGAAAAAGTTGACTCATAGTCAAGGTCGTTTAACAAAATCTTCTGGTAAAGGAACTCAGTTTTTGAAATTCAATCTTGAGAGGTGTTCAGTACATGTATGGGGTGAGACAGGTTTGGAAACTACATTTGTTCCAGATCCCAAGCGAGTTAATTATGGCTCACAAGGGGGTAGAGTTTTGATAAATGTGTCAGCAGATGGTACCCCACGCAATGCAAATATATTCTCCACTATTTCTAATGAAAACCAGAAGCTGAAGTACTCTGTCTCTCTTGAAATATTTCGATTTAGTTTGTGTGTGAACAAAGAGAAACAGTCCACACAGATGGAACTTGAGAGAGCCAAATCTGCCTATCAGGAATACAGGGAGGAAAATAGGGAAGTAACAAATGTGGCGTTGTTTGATATGCAAAATGCTAAATTTGTACAGCGTTCAGGTGGTCTCAAAGACATTGCTGTCTGTTCTCTTTTTAGTGCTACCGATATCACTGTAAGGTGGGAGCCTGATGTACATCTATCACTAATTGAACTTGTTTTTCAGCTGAAGCTACTTGTACACAATAGTAAGCTTCAGGAGCATGGCAATGAACACATGGAAGATTTGTCTCATGTTCAAGATGCTAATTGGAAAAAAGAATCTGCCATTGGATCAGGGTACCTTGAAaagcagaaaaagaaagaatctATTTTTGCTGTCGATGTAGAAACATTAAGTATTTCGGCTGGGCTAGGAGATGGAGTTGAGGCCATGGTTCAGGTGCAATCAATTTTCTCTGAGAATGCTCGTATAGGAGTACTCCTTGAAGGACTTATGCTTAGTTTGAATGGAGCTAGAGTCTTCAAGAGTAGTAGAATGCAAATTTCCCGGATTCCTAGTGTTTCTGCAAATGCATCTGATGTAAAAGGACATGTGACAACATGGGATTTTGTAGTCCAAGGTCTTGATTTTCACATTATCATGCCATACAGATTGCAATTGCGTGCCATTGATGATGTCATCGAAGATATGTTGCGAGGTTTGAAGCTCATAATTGCTGccaagaaaaaaatgatttttcccGTAAAGAAAGAGATCTCTAAAGTTAAGAAACCTAGCTCCGTACAATTTGGATGCATAAAATTTTGCATACGTAAGCTAACTGCTGATATTGAAGAGGAACCAATCCAGGGATGGTTTGATGAGCACTATCAGCTTCTGAAGAAGGAGGCTGCTGAGTTAGCCATTCGGTTGAACTTTCTAGATGAATTTATATCGAAGGCAAAACAAGGTTCCAAATCAACTGACACCGTTAGTTCTTCTCAAGAAAGAAAAGTTTCTTTTAATAATGTGGAGGCTAATGTAAAAGATTCTTCTACTATTGAATCCATGAGGGAAGAAATTTATAAACGATCATTTCGATCATATTACCAGGCGTGCCAGAATCTTGTGTTGTCGGAAGGGTCTGGTGCTTGTGTGGATGATTTTCAATCTGGTTTCAGACCTAGTACATCAAGGACATCTCTTCTTTCAATATCTGCCTCAGATTTAGATGTAAGcttgaaaaaaattgatggtGGAGAGGTTGGTATAATTGAGGTTCTGAAGAAGCTTGATCCTGTCTGTCTTGAGAAAGATATACCATTTTCCCGACTTTATGGGACAAATATTCTCTTAAATACAGGTTCTCTTGTAGTTAAGCTTCGGAATTACACATTTCCTCTTTTCTCTGGAAGTTCCGGTAAATGTGAAGGCCATCTTGTATTGGCTCAGCAG GCAACTAGCTTTCAGCCTCAAATATATCAAGATGTCTATGTTGGGAGATGGAGAAAAGTTCGTATGCTACGATCAGCTAGTGGTACTACTCCACCATTGAAGACATACTCTGATTTGCCCATACATTTCCAGAAAGGTGAGGTATCATTTGGGGTGGGTTATGAACCAGCTTTTGCTGATGTTAGTTATGCTTTCACCGTAGCACTTCGGAGGGCTAATCTAAGTTTAATGAATCCTGGTCCACTTATCCTGCCACCAAAAAAGGAGCGAAGTTTGCCATGGTGGGATGACATGAGAAATTACATCCATGGAAGAATATCCTTAATGTTTTCTGAATCAAAATGGAATGTTTTAGCAAGTACAGATCCTTATGAAAAGGTTGACAAACTTCAAATTGTGACCAACTCTATGGAGATGCACCAGTCTGATGGTCGTGTTTTTGTTTCTGCCAAagattttaagattttgttgAGTAGTTTGGAGAGTTTGGCGAACAAACGAGGCATTAAAATTCCAGCAGGTGTCTCAGGTGCATTTCTGGAAGCGCCTGTCTTTACTCTTGAAGTTACAATGGACTGGGATTGTGAATCCGGAGATCCCATGaatcattatttatttgcaCTTCCAGCTGAGGGCAAACCTCGTGATAAAGTATTTGATCCCTTCAGATCCACTTCACTTTCCCTTCGATGGAACTTCTCTCTTAGACCCTTTCCTCCTCCATCACAAAAGGAATCCTCATCTTCCATTACTAGGGATATTGAGGGTGATGCTACTGcatttgataattttcaaaCGTCCCAGAATGTTTCACCTCTGTCCCCAACATTTAACTTTGGAGCTCATGATCTAGCATGGATTCTAAAGTTCTGGAGTTTGAACTACATTCCTCCACATAAGCTGCGCAGCTTTTCTCGGTGGCCTCGTTTTGGTATTCCAAGAATTGCCAGATCTGGCAATCTTTCATTAGATAAAGTGATGACTGAATTTATGCTCCGTCTAGATGCCACACCAGCCTGTATAAAGAACATGCCTCTAGATGATGATGATCCGGCGAGAGGACTGACTTTTGCAATGACGAAACTGAAATATGAACTGTGTTACAGTAGGGGCAAGCAAAAGTATACTTTTGAAAGCAAGCGTGATATTCTTGATCTTGTTTACCAAGGTCTTGATCTTCATATGCTAAAGGCTTTCATAAACAAAGAAGAATGTGCCAGTGTTGCCAAAGTAGTTAACATGATACTGAAAAGTTCTCAATCTGCATCCATTGACAAAGTTCCCAGTGAAAAGGGTTACATGACAGAAAAAAATCGTGATGATGGATTTCTTTTATCCTCTGATTACTTCACCATCAGAAGACAATCTCCGAAGGCTGATCCTGCTAGGTTATTAGCATGGCAAGAAGCAGGAAGAAGAAGTGTCGAGATGACGCATATACGGTCTGGGTATGAAAATGGGAGTGAAACAGATGATCATATGCGATCGGACCTAAGTGATGATGATGGTAACAATGTAGTAGTAGCTGATGATTGTCAGAGTGTGTTTGTGTATGGTCTGAAGCTTTTGTGGACTATTGGAAACAGAGATGCTGTTTGGGCTTGGGTTGGTGGTCTGTCCAAAGCCTTTGAACCAGCCAAGCCTTCTCCTTCCCAGCAGTATGCACAGAGAAAATTACTTGAGGAAAACAAACAGCGTTGTGGTTCTGATTTCCATCAGGACGATGTTTCTAAGGGCCTTCCAACTGGTAAAATTTCCAAGTCTTTTTTGCAGAATGTGAGTACTCCTGGATCACTcacatcttcaccaaattcagTTAAAGTGGACAACTTGCCATCTG TCAAAAAAGAGAACTCGGATGATTTAGATGGGACTAGACATTTCATGGTGAATGTTATTGAGCCACAGTTTAATCTTCACTCAGAGGATGCAAAT GGTAGATTTTTGCTCGCTGCCGTAAGGGGCCAAGTTTTAGCTCGGTCATTTCATTCAGTCTTTCATGTTGGTTATGAGATAATTGAGCAAGCACTTGTATCTAAAGATGTTCCTATTAACGAGTACCAACCtgaaatgacatggaaaagaATGGAATTCTCTGTCATGTTGGAGCACGTGCAGGCTCATGTTGCACCAACAGATGTTGATCCAGGTGCTGGATTGCAGTGGCTTCCCAAAATTCTTAGAAGCTCTCCAAAGGTAATGCGTACGGGGGCTCTTCTTGAAAGAGTTTTTATGCCTTGTAGTATGTATTTTCGGTATACAAGGCACAAAGGGGGAACTCCAGAATTGAAG GTGAAGCCTTTGAAGGAGCTCACATTTAATTCTCATGATATAGAGGCAACAATGACATCACGCCAGTTTCAAGTCATGCTGGATGTATTGACCAATCTTCTATTTGCTCGCCTGCCAAA GCCTCGAAAAAGTAGCTTATCCTTTCCTGCCGAAGATTATGAGGATGTTGAAGAGGAAGCAGATGAGGTGGTTCCTGACGGTGTTGAAGAGGTGGAACTTGCAAAAATAAACCTTGAAAAAACAGAGAGGGAACAAAGGTTGCTTCTTGATGATATTCGAAAATTGTCTCTTTGGGGTGATCCTTATGGGGAACCACATCAAGAAAAGGAAAGCGAGTTATGGATGATATCTGGTGGAAGATCTTTGCTG GTCCAGGGACTGAAGAGAGAACTTGTAATTGCTCAAAAATCTAGAAAGGCAGCATCCGCCTCATTAAGGATGGCTTTTCAAAAAGCTGCCCAACTACGACTAACAGAGAAGGAGAAGAATAAAAGTCCTTCCTATGCTATGCGCATATCTTTGCAAATTAATAAAGTTGTTTGGAGCATGCTTGTTGATGGTAAATCCTTTGCTGAGGCTGAGATTAATGACATG ATATATGACTTTGACCGGGATTACAAGGATGTCGGCATTGCTCGGTttacaacaaaatattttgttgtcaGAAATTGCCTGCCTAATGTCAAGTCTGATATGCTTTTGTCAGCATGGAATCCTCCATCTGAATGGGGAAA AAAAGTGATGCTACGTGTGGATGCACGGCAGGGAGCTCCAAAGGATGGAAATTCTCCCCTTGAACTTTTTGAG GTGGAGATTTATCCCCTTAAGATTCATTTAACAGAGACAATGTACAGAATGATGTGGGAATATTTCTTCccagaagaagaacaagattcACAACGTCGACAG GAGGTTTGGAAGGTTTCAACCACTGCTGGTGCAAGGCGTGTAAAGAAAGGTTCACTTCTTGAAGCTTCTGCTTCAAGCAGTCATTCAATAAAAGAGTATGAGGCCCCATCCAAGTCTGGCATATCTGCAATGCTATTTCCCACAAGTCAACCTTCGGTCCATGTTGACTCGGCTCAA GCATCAAAAACACAAAATGCCAAAGCAAACTCTGGTACTGTTACTGGTTCAAACCCCGAGTTGAGAAGGACATCATCTTTTGACAGAACTTGGGAAGAGACTGTGGCAGAATCTGTAGCTAACGAGCTTGTGTTACAAAGCTTCTCTTCCTCAAAAAATGGCCAATATAGTTCTGCCAAGCAACAAGATGAATCAGCTAAGAATAAATCAAAAGATTCCAAAGGTGTGAAAGGTGGCCGTTCATCTCATGAAGAGAAAAAGGTGGCCAAGTCTCATGAAGAGAAGAGATCTAGGCCACGAAAGATGATGGAGTTTCACAACATAAAAATTAGCCAG GTTGAGTTATTGGTTACATATGAAGGGCAGCGATTTGTTGTAAATGATCTTAAATTACTGATGGATCAATTTCATAGAACTGAGTTTACTGGAACTTGGCGAAGACTCTTCTCACGAGTTAAGAAGCACATAATCTGGGGAGTCCTAAAGTCTGTAACTGGAATGCAG GGTAGGAAATTTAAAGACAAAGGCCAGAGTCAGCATACTGGTGCTGGTGTTCCTGAAATTGATCTTAACTTTAGTGACAATGAAGGGCAGACAGGAAAATCTGATCAATATCCACCATCGTGGCCTAAGCGTCCAAGTGATGGTGCGGGTGATGGATTTGTAACATCCATTAGAGGATTGTTCAATACTCAACGCCGCAAGGCAAAGGCATTTGTGCTCAGAACTATGAGGGGAGAAGCAGAGAATGATTTTCAAGGTGATTGGAGCGAAAGTGATATGGATTTCTCCCCTTTTGCTCGGCAGCTCACGATCACGAGAGCCAAAGAACTTATTAGGAGGCACACTAAGAAGTTCCGTTCGAGAGGACAAAAAG CCTCATCTTCACAACAAAGAGAATCACTACCATCGTCACCACGAGAGACAACTCCGTTTGACAGTGATTCTTCAAGTGGATCCTCACCCTACGAAGATTTTCATGAATAG